The genomic region ATGCGCTGGAAACTCACGAGTCTCCGCCGCCGCTCCGTGCTCTCCAACAACGACTCCGACGGCTCAAACCGGCGCATTCCCTCCGGATTCTTGGCGGTCTACGTGGGGTCGGAGCGAATCCGATTCGTGATCCCGGCCCGGTTTGTGAACCTCCCAGTTTTCGTCGGATTGCTGAACAAGGCCGAGGAGGAGTTTGGATTCCAGTGCAACGGAGGCCTGGTCTTGCCCTGCGAAGTTGTCTTTTTCAAAGAGATCTTGATGCTTCTCGAGAGGGATGAGAGCAGGTTTGGACGGCTGGGATTGGAGGAGTTCTGGAAGGTGGTATCTGAGGTAGGTTTCGTCGATTCGTGCAAGGACTCGGCGAAAAATGCTGCCGCGAAGAATTCGGGTTGCCATGCCTTCACTCCTCTGCTGCAGAGAGCGAGTGGCTGATGGAGTAAAGTTTTTTTCTGGATGTCATTAGAAGCTAAATTTGAATGTCTCTAATGCCTTtggtgtttttgggaaaaggattTTAGTGATTAGGGGATTGTAAATGCAGATTGGCAGGAGCGCTCATGGATTttgattgggttttttttttttttaacttttttggtAGGGATTTTTGGTTCAGAGCCATCCTTGAAAACCCATCTCTGAAAATTGCTTTGGTGGGATTTCAACGAGATGTAGTTGTTGAACTccgtttttcttttgggtttctttttttctaGGCATAAGTTGTAATGATGCTGTTagttgatgatgatgaaatGTTAGGAGTATGTTTAGCAATGGATGGATTTGAAATTTCTTGGCAATTAATGGATTTTTTAACATTAATGTTCCGTACGTGCTTTCGACTTACGATTATTCGAAGAttacatttttaattaaaaagctCCAATGTTATTTCGTTTGACATTGActactttatttttgtttacaattttgcAGTTGTTTTTACTCGGAGATATTCTAATCTAAATGTACGAGTTACAAGAATTCAAGATTCGAATTCGAGTGTAGCCAACTTCATAAATTTTACTAAGCATATGATTAACGCCATCTCAATTCAATTCGTTTCAATTcaattacggattagtaaataAGTCATTAAGAGCATAGTTATCATGTTTGGagttaatttcttttcttaattaaatttattaaattttggtgGAGATGGAGTTTGCCAAGGAAGTAGGCCCCTTGTAGGTCTCAAAATTCCAACCATAACCCATGTAGCATGTAGGATTAAACGTCTCTGCAACTGATTGTTGAAAGATTCTGAAAATATTGTATACTCTAAATGCAAGcaagcatatatataatatcaatAATCCCATTGGCTTTAGCTAAGCATATATTTAATATCAATAATCCCAATGTTTTTAGCTGTGTCTAGTTGGTATGATTTTTTGGAGGTGCTGATGAGGGTTTTGTTGAAAATGACGAGAGTTTTGTTTAAGGAGTTGTTTATTGTTAGTCCGAAAAAGTTATAACACACTTTTGTtggttaaaaatgaaaaatgaaagagtttgaaGATATCTTTTTTAGTTGCTAATAACTTTCCTTGCATttataattatattacatttttgGATGAAGGACTtgtgcttttgaaattttttttaaaggaaacaGAAAATTGTGCACCATGACAATGGATTCTCATGGGTTTCCAAAATTTTGATCTCCATTTAATTGTAAGTAAGTTGGTAGGATAAATGAATTATTgcgattgaaaataaaaattttaatacttgtaaaaatcaaatttaacgattaacattttataaaaatgacaatgaaaataaaaatttatagcaTTCATTTTACGTAGAATTAAAATCACacattttaataaacaatatgcATGATTATTGATTTGATTCTGAATactgaataatttttttacattcTACAGCACTTTGAAAAATTTTATGTTCATTTTCTTACTAAGCTGTGCTTGCATTTAATCGAGTCGTTTTTACGGGTCAAAAGTTTAGAAGTCCTGTGACATGTTATCCACTAATTATAGTTGACTGGATGGATGTGTTTGGATGTGCTTCTTATACGTGCATGTAACATTTCGACCCAGAAAAAAACTACCTGCATGGAACATTTTTCTCCTCATCAGTTAGGGAGTAGCTCatgtaactctctctctctctctctctctctctctctctctctctctctctctctctctctctctctctctctctctctctctctctctctctctctcgtcatGAGACTCTCGAAAAACAAGACTAGATAAGGATAAATAACTCTCATTACAAGAATTTCCAATTGAAtataaagataaaaagaaaaatatcccttttatcaataaaaaaaatctccgTTTGAATAGCGATAAAGTTTAATCATACTGGTCACGAGGACTTCACGCAAAAGTTAGTGATTCACCATACATGCAACATATACGAAATTCGGTTAAACATAATTTCTTTTGAATATGACCCTAAATCAAGGGCAGATACAAAAGCAAAAACAGAAGTGTGCAAAAACCGTTACTGTGTTAAAAAGTCAAGTAGACCACAGTTAAGACTAcgaaatttcaataaaaaataatttctttagaaacataaataaataaaaa from Pyrus communis chromosome 4, drPyrComm1.1, whole genome shotgun sequence harbors:
- the LOC137730543 gene encoding protein SMALL AUXIN UP-REGULATED RNA 51-like, which produces MATAMKKVEKIRQIVRLKQLVMRWKLTSLRRRSVLSNNDSDGSNRRIPSGFLAVYVGSERIRFVIPARFVNLPVFVGLLNKAEEEFGFQCNGGLVLPCEVVFFKEILMLLERDESRFGRLGLEEFWKVVSEVGFVDSCKDSAKNAAAKNSGCHAFTPLLQRASG